In Panicum virgatum strain AP13 chromosome 5K, P.virgatum_v5, whole genome shotgun sequence, the genomic window TCTCAGTCCATAGATACTACAACGTATTTATTGTTCAATTCCTTTTTGGTAAATTCTACTTGTCAGGCACCTGATGGGTGAATCAATTGGCAATATGACTGCAAAGGAGCTCAAGAGCATTGAAAGCAGACTCGAAAGAGGCATTGGTCGAATCCGGTCCAAGAAGGTAAACAGAGATCAACAAGCCATTAGATAAAGTTGTTCAATTTCGTTAGAAGATTTTAACGCGGTCTTAGGAATaacagtgttttttttttttgcagcatgAGATGCTGCTGGCAGAGATCGAATACATGCAGAAAAGGGTAAGTTCCTATTCTTCAGACAGACAGACACTCGGAGCTGTCGTCACATGGACGAACTCAGAACTTTTTATTATTGCTATCGATATTCCTCCTGTGTTATTTATATGAAACGTATGGACGTTGAAATTCCACGTGCATTTTGGTTGACTTGACAACGCTCCTCTGTAAACTGCTCCTACCTTATCTACATGTACAGGAAGTCGAGCTGCAGAATGAGAACATGTTTCTGAGGGCCAAGGTATTGAACTACTGATCACTGCTACAGTCACATTCAGGCCAGAAGGGAACTAATAAGTGGTAGCAGTATCCTGATCTTGAACGAACAGGGCCCGTTTGGATGCGCGTTAGAATCCTAGCTCTATAAGAGAATCTTTTCCGCATGAAGAACtaaaatgaagtctatttgcaaaaaatttttagggatgagtgtaatttttcgcgacgaatctaatgacggtaattaatcgacgatttgctacagttatgctacagtaatcatcctctgatcgcgcggtcaaaagcctcattagattcttcaggatcactagcgcgggggttctggagttggttttgtaaactgactttgtttgacaccgttaTAAACAGTCaaagtgtcactattcactagcgcgCTACAAAATCAAATGGAGGCAGGTATCTGAGTCGTAAGTAATGACAATTAATGCTGCACGCAACTTGCAACAGGTTGCAGAGGCCGAGCGAGCTCAGCAGGAGGCGGCAGAAGACCagatgacgccgccgccggatggagcggaggcgacgacgacggagCTGCAAGCGCTGCCGCCGTCGTTGGACCCGCGCGGCTACTACCTGCAGGCGGCGCAGGCGACCATGCTGGCCGCCGCGTCTactgcgtcgtcgtcgtcgtcgtcgcagcATCAGCAGGAGCACCACCTGCAGACTGCCCTCCACCTCGGGTACCACATCAAGGTCGActccgatccgccgccgccagcaaagGCTTCCTCTAGGTGCTGCACGCACGGCCGGTGATCATCATCTATCTTGTGTCAGTTAGCTATGGctgctgctagctagctagtgctATTATCTAGGGAGAGAGAATAATTATATGTCGATCTCAAGTCGTGCGCTAGTTGTGTGTGGAGACTGGAGAACTACTACTATAGCTACAGGTGTGTGTGGATGGATCACTGAAGCTACAGGTGTGTGTGCTTTGCTCTAACTCTAAGGTGGTATGGAGCTGAGGTGATGTGTGCCTAGATGATGTCTGCctgtggctgtgtttagttccaaaatttctctcatcaaactttactattcacctatcacatcaaattttttctcttatatatggagcattaaatataaataaataaaaaaattaattgcatagttttgatgtacacgacgagacgaatcttttgagcctagttaagtcATGGTATGACAACAATTactacaaacaaacgaaaaacaCTATAGTATgccacagtgtccgatgtgatttttttaccactattttacagatctaaacacAGGCTGTGTATGCTAGCATAAATGCATGTGCGCGACATCTACACGTACTTACTGAAACTCTCTGCATCTCCACGTATGTTAATTCTCACTCAGGATCCGAGGGAAGATACAAATCTGCACCTCTTGCATCCTTTGCAGAACTGTGTTGTGTGACTGTGTGCAAGTGCGTGCGTGTGGATAGGCCTTTCTGCGTTCTAGCCCATGTAGAGAATCTATTGGGTTAGTGAGCCGACTGGGCCTAACGGATCGGGGCAAATTTTCCACACTGTCCATCGCGAAAAAATCCACACTGTTGCTGAATTATACTCACGAATAGCAAACTATTCCTACTTATCAGGTGAGCCGGCTTagcatatataaataaatactagCTAATATGCGCATGCGTTGCTACAAGAAatcatataaatatattaattaGCATAGTATGTATCGGTCGAggattttattttttgttttattttactcaCCAAATGTTGTTCTAAACGGTCTCGAACTTTTGACTCAACAAACGGTCACTCAGATTCCGATTAGGACTCCGACTGATGGATCAAGAAAACAAcccttgctttagaaataggtataaaaataaaaataaaaataaagataTGCAATCCCTTTCCGAAAGCAGATTATATTTGCCAAGTCATGGGGGCCTAAATAAACTAAATTTAATCTGGGGTCAAGATAAACATAGACGACGGCTCAACTGATCTGGTGATTGGCTTCGTGTTGTTGTTCTTTACTCTTTAGGAACCGAAAACAGGGTCCCACACAGGCTCATTAGGAGCCGCGTCAGGCTCCGGCCAGCCCACAAATCACACTGGCCAACAGCTAGCTGCCGTTCTGCCAAGAGCTATTGCTTCGGTTAGGTTTGGTTTCCCCAAATCATTGCGACACGTATTCCTGAAAAGAAGTTCCGTTCCGTTTCTTCTTCTGTTCCCTGTCTGTGATGAAGGACGTATCACTGGTTATGACAGGTTGACACTGATCTGAAGTACACGGGTTCAAGTTCCAGAAAATAGAGACGGATGCTATCTCGCTGACTAGCCGTAGGTTCAATTAATTGGTTACATATTCAAGTaattctctcttttcttttcttttcttttcaaaaaggaAAACGAGATGTTTCTTTTCCTTGAACATTGCCAAAACcatccttttttttcaaaagaaaagtacAGTAGGAGCCGTTCCTTTCGTTTGCACATCGCCACATCAACGGAATGTATTGTCCATGGAGGAGCGAGAAATCAGATGTTCATCTTTGTACTGCACGAATGGTAAACGCTGTACTGGAACTGAACAGGAACGACGTACCGTACGTAGCTGTCAGTAAACGAAGCAAGGTTAATGCACTGAGAAGGACCGTAGCTGCACATGCATGCACGATACAGTACAGGGTCCGCCAGGCAATCCTGAGCAGGAATAAAACGGATTCACACTGGAATTATATGCGCTCCTATGGCTAATGGCGACAGTTTACTTCGCAAAAAGATAAAAACCCAAATTAAAACGCCTGATGTGGCCTGCTTTGTCCATGGAACACAGCTGGACAGACAACTCAGAAAGTAACGGATGTGGTAGAAAAATGGCAAACGTACAGgtcatttctttttttaaaaaaaagattgaCAGGTCATCTCTTAATGAGACAACATATATGAAACGTATATGAGCTGGTAATTTTGGTGTTTTCAGAAACAATATTCCCTTAAAAATATTTCCAGTAATAATCAGAAGAACACAGCAGTCAATGtataaatttatacaaaaaatatatttttttaaaaaagatggAGTCCCTTCTTGTTCCTTCCCCTGTTATGCAGTAGCACGCACGTCTCCATCATCCAGCGAAAGCTTACTATCCTCACTACATGACGGTTCTTCTGATTTACATCGATGGGAATGGCATGTTTTGTCAGGATTGAGCTGTGCTTAATTATCTTATAATAAATATGATTAGCCTTATGTAaccaagctagctagctgctagctCCACAGCCATGATTAGTCATGATCCATGCAGCCCATAGCTTGCTAGGCTGTTGAATATATGAAGATGAGACCGATCTCCAGGTGCCTGACTGCAACTCGTGTTCCCGTTGTTGCCGCTGCCCTAACACGTTACGAGTGTGGCAAATATACTAAAGCAGGCGCTTCATTGTCAGCCTGTCTGTCTGATTGTCTCCAGTGCATACCTGTACATGAAACCTccatttatttttgtatttatttgtcCAGTCAAATGATGACCAGGCCAACTCTTGATCGGTTTGGTACTGCTAAGTGGTAGATTACAAACTCTGGCAGCAAAAAAGGGAAAAACATCACAAAAATGACTCAAATAATGTGTGCCAAGTTCAGCGATTTTCTAGGCCTAATTCCGAGGAAGCGGCGGCCGCACAGTGCGTTCCAATGATTGAGAACGCGGCCAAAATTGCCTGCTGAAATGTCGACGGCTCTGGATGCTCTGTGGCGAGGTGATTAATAAGCTTGGGCGCGTGACGAACGGCCCAGATGGGGACGAGCTGGCTTAGGCGGACGGTTGTGCGTGGCCAGCTGGAGGAGTCAACGCCCCTCAAACGGGCACCTAGATTCCGTTAACTGAGACTGAGTACAAGAAATTTTTATATTACAGCATGCATGGCTAGGAGTACACTGAAAAGACCCCAACATATGTTTAGTTTGTCTGGTGTTGATTGATTTTACGGCTCCAAGTAACAAGGATATCTCGGTTTGTTAACCCtgttttttctcgaatacgcaggaaAGCtacgtatctttgtattaaggagaaaaaaaaatccaattatAGTAAAACATACCACACCTTGGACCAAAGTGAGGGTGGAGAGGAGAAACCACTAAGTGGTTATCACATAGAAAATTGACATCTAAGGACCAGACCAATGTTCAAGCACACCCATGGCACAACTGTCCTAAGCGACCAAAGATAAATTTATGTTAATCATGTTGACATAAATTTTTAAGACATATAGTTATATACATGATTAATATAATATATAAGATAAATTTGAATTAAGTTTCAGAAAAAGAAATTATTGAACAAAGAAGAAGTTTGCATGAAAGGGAGACAAGTTAGTATTTCTCTACTTGTGCAATATGAAATGAGGTAATTAGTAATACTCCATAAAACAATATTATTGGAATAAAAACAAGACCCATTTCATTTCATAAACAGTATATGTACTCATTCATTGTACTCGTTAAATGTAGACTCTATAATTCATGGCATATCTACTAGAAGGATTTAAACTGTGTGCTAGTATTTTAGAGATTTTCTTTAGATGTGCTTGACCATCAGCCTCGCTGAAACCCTGACGTGTGCACGTAGCAAAACGAGTAAAAGACCATAAATAAacctaataataaaaaaatcgaCGAACTGTGAGGAGGAAAATTACGGAGGAAACTCCAGAAGCAGAGAGACCTCAATCATCTGGATTTCTGCGACATATACTGCAGGGAGAGAGAATCCAAAGCCCTCCTTTGGGTTTGTCTCtacctctcccccccccccccccccccccctctcgctGTGGGTGTGCTGTGGAGGGACAGgagaaaggaaggaggagagcaAGAACCAACACCGCAAGAGCTGCTGCCAACCCCCGCACAGCCTGGGCGTTCATCACTGATTGCCCACCTATTACCTTCCTCTTTTGTGATTTAGAATCACCCATCTATCCCTTATATATCTGTCTTCTCGGTTCTCTGCGAACTCTCCTCTTCTAGATTTCCCAGGCCTCAAGATAGGCCTCTGCACCAAAGCTTGCCGAGTAGCTGCTGGTCTTGTTTTCTTGGTTTCGTAGTTCTTCGATTTTGGGGTTTTTAGgtctcttgtatctttttccctAATCTTGCAAAATCTTGTGGAGAAGTTTGTTGTTTTGCTGTTTGGGGACCATGGATGAGAGGATTCCACCGCCGTCCCCCTTGCAATACTCGCCGTCTCCTGTTCATTCTTCCCCCCATCCCCTCAATTCTCTGAGGTATTCTTCCTCTGAAAGAGAAAGGTGCGTGTCCGCTTTGCTACTATgctcttgattttttttattttgttctcaGCGATTATTCTCCCCATTGTTTTTGGCCAAGTTTGTTTTAGTTTTTGATTCTAAACTTCCGGATGGGATGTTTGGCCTTGATCAATGCTGCCTCTTGTGATGGAGTGATCGGTAAAAAAGGGATTTTTGGTGATCGCTCGCTATAGATTTGTTTAAGCTGTTCCCCGACGACGGCTACTAGGCGAGTAGGCGTAAACAGGAGCTGTGTGTTTGACTGGCTGTTAATGGGTGTAAAATTTATGTGTAATAAATCGCTCATTGGCGATGGCCACATgtaaattttgatttgatggaTCGTGTTGTATAAATCATATCAAAGTTCTTTCTATTACATTTCATTCTGTGGGTTTATAGTTATTTTAGATCcttcaaattatttttttatgcaTCAGGCGATAATAAACTCAGCAGTGGCTACTGTGATACTAACAACATTCTTGTTTGGCAGATATCTGGCTGAGTTGCTTGCAGAGAGGCAAAAATTGGCCCCATTCGTGCAAGTTCTTCCTTTCTGTACCAGGCTCTTAAACCAAGGTTTGTTTCCCTTGCCTCCAGGCATTATTAGTGTTGCTAGTTGTATAACTTTTTGTTAGTTCAACTATTTTGTTGGTTAATGGCGTGAGACATTCACTATCACTTGTTCTTATGTTTAGTTCTCTTGAAGTCTTGTGTTAGGGCTGTTAATCATGTATTCCCGAGAAGTTTTGATGATTGTCtgcactttcttcttcttgggtATAGAATCATCATGTCTGTTATAGCCGGTTTCTTGTTGATCTGAGGATTCCTTTGACTGGATTTTGTTAATTCATTTCTCAAATATCCCAATACCCTATTGCTTATTGCTTTATTTACGGTTATAACATGGTAATGTTCCATTGTGTTCTGGCCCTAAAAATATCTTCTGTTCATGTAGTTGACTTCATATGGTAGAAAATGGCTATTGTTTTGTCAACCACAGATTTTTATTCTTGTAATGGTCACTGTACAGCTTATGCTTATCTTAAGAATGGTCATTGTGCAGCTTATGCCTATTTTTAGCAAAGTGGAGTATTTAGTGTTTACTCTCATTGGCACAGTGCAGTAGTTCATGTCATTGTACAAATTTTGAAATCCCACACAGGTTGCTTTTGCCCCAATTTAGAGTGCATACAAAGTATTAATATCATCATTATTTCCAACTTATATGTATCATTGTCTTATTGAGTTAACATTGTATTTAATGCAGAGATTTTGCGGGCATCTACTATGGCGCCTAACCATAATTTTGTTGATCCTGAGAGAATCGAGCATGGTAGCCCATTAAGGTTACCTGGCCACCCTGTGAATGGTCAGCCAATGGATCTGGAGGGCTGGTCAGGGATGCAAACAGAGGTGCATATTCAGGCAACTGTTGATTTTATTCTTTTTGGTATTACATGCTTGTTTGGTCATTCCattgaaattttaaaaatgCAAATAGGTGGTGGACgttgcatattttatttgagcaTATTGTGCATCTTACTTTGGAGCTTCCACTAATTATGAGTAATCTAATCTACCAATAGAAGTTTTTTTCAGACACTCGGACATGGGTTTAAATGGCATGACTTGTAAATCAATAAGGAGAGCATTAAAAAATTGAAGATTATGTTGTCATGTCAGATAGTCTGGACACTTGGACCATGGGATTTAATAACACGACTTGTAAAATTTAACAAGAGCATTTAAAAATGCAGATTATTTTTTGATGTCAGATTATATATTGCTGACAAACACGAAACGTTCTGTTGCTGTTTATGGAGAGAATGATTGTTTGAAAAGTTCCATTGAGGACCTAAATTCTTTATAATCTTTCTTCCTTAGCTTATATTGTTAGCTTCTCTTAATATGGGGAATTGTTCAATTCTCTCAGCAAATGGGAGTTCTACAAGCATCATCAATGGGCTGGAATGGTGCTCCTGCACTTGTGGGCACTCCTATTGTCAAGAAAGTTGTGAGGCTGGATGTTCCAGTGGACAAGTATCCTAATGTATGTGTAGCTTTTGTAAATTCATTCCTTTTAACTTTATATTGAATGTGGCTATGCCATATCTTGAATGTTTGACTCTTTGGATGTGATTAGTACAACTTTGTTGGTCGCCTGTTGGGCCCCCGAGGTAACTCCCTGAAAAGAGTTGAAGCTTCAACACAATGTAGAGTTTATATTCGAGGATGTGGTTCAGTGAAGGATTCTGTTAAGGTAACTACATGTctgttgcaacttctttttttttttacatttctcTATCTTAATATAACGCTGCTATAAGAATCGTTTGGCATTTTTAAATGTACCATGTGTAGTTGCAGTACTCTTTACGtggattttgaaaattttagtaTATTTTCACATGGTTAGATAGCAGATATATTGCATCATTGATATCATGGAACACATGTGTGGCCCTTACTGAAATGCAATTATTACTTAGCTAATTTCACTCAGATGCATTACATAATGCTTATATTGTGACTCTCCGTGCTATGATAGTTACACTAGATGTATAGTGAAAAATGCTAATGAAGATTAAAATTTTCTGTTTCATTTGTAGTGTCAACTGCTTGAGCTATTTATAGTATATAAACTGCAATCTGGGGCTCAGTAAGGATGCAGTTTCTATTTATGTCTAGTCTGGGAGCTGAAATGATGTAGCATTTAAGTACAGAGTTTAGTTTCCAATTTTGATGATTTATCGGATTTAAAGTTTCAAGTTTACCAGTAAGTCAAGTAGAAACACTATTCTAGTTTAGATGTAATTAGTCAGCATTTATGTGGTGCAGTTTAGATGCGTTTAATCATTGTATTCTCTGTTGACACATAAAATTTTACCTATGCAGTTCCTGAATTTTATAATAATTTACCTCAGAAATCCATAGTTGCAGTAATGAGCTTCAAGGACCCTTGAActcttttttagtttttttttaaatctctgtggcagctaagataGTAGGATATTGTGATCATTGCTTTCTTGTTACATCTAATCTGTGGCTCAGTGTAAGAAATACCAGATCCAAAGTAATTATTGGGTTCATTACTTTTTAATACTTCTACTTTACATGCCCACTCCTGATGCAAATgtcctgaaaaaaaaatgatttcATTCACAGGAAGGCAAGCTGAGGGATAAACCTGGGTATGAACACCTCAATGAACCACTGCATGTGCTTGTGGAAGCAGAGTTTCCAGCAGATATTGTTGATGGGCGTCTGAATCAAGCTGTGTCCATCCTAGAGGATCTTCTGAAACCAATTGTATGTATCCTCAGTCCTCTTTGCAAGCATTCTACTATATGGTAGTTTTGATATGTACTGTCAGCTAACTGGAGCTGTTGTTAGGATGAGTCCATGGACTACTACAAGAAGCAACAACTGAGGGAATTGGCAATTCTAAATGGCACACTGAGGGAGGAAAGCCCGAGCCCTCACCTCAGCCCTAGTGTATCCCCCTTCAACTCCACTGGGATGAAGCGTGCGAAAACAGGGCGGTAATCCCGATTCCGTAAGCTTCACCCTCCAAAATCAATCATGGTTCAATGTCCCATTACAAGCCGCTGCTGCACCGCTGGAGATGATTGGTGATGCATATGCTGGGATCATCAGTGCTGCTGGCCTATGCCTGCTATGATCTATGCGCTTTATCGACATACAACGTGTCTGTCCATGGACTAATGGTCTCTGTGGGCTTGTGTTTGACTCTATTATTATTTATTCTTTGTGCACCTGACTGCCTAAGTATTAACATTATTGGTTTGGGTAAGTTAACAAGGCCCGGTTGGCCAGTCACTGTAGAAGCTGGGGTTCATTGTGTCGGACAATAATAAGGCCCCGTTGGTGTACCTGAAGTAGTTGTAATATGTCAAGTGCTGATGCTTTTGTGTGGTGCTAGTACAAGACAACCAGACAGCCATAGTTCAGACAATGATTATTTGCATTCACATATAGTCGATGTCTTTGTCATGCCTTCTACATGGTTCATCTCATCTACCTGAAATGACCCGTGTAAATCGCCTCTATGGGCAGCCTCCATGTTTCATTGTGTCTGATGATGGTGATGGGCAATTTGCTTAGCCGCACGCTTTTGTTTCCATGTTCCATGGGCAGGTTGTGGCCAAGATCTATGGATGCAAGCGGGGGCGGCTCGCGGCTGCCCGCCTCCCGTCCGCACGCGCCGCAAGCTCTCACGCGGGCAGTTGCGGCAGCCCGCATAGCGCCGCAAGTTTTTGCGGGCTTTGCGGCAGCCTGCGCATGCCGCCGTGACTGCGACATGGCTATCCGTGCTAGCAAGCTAGCAGAGCCGCCGGCATATAGGCGCTTCGCTAGACACTCCGATTGGGGAAGGAGTCGCGAGCGCTCGGTCGTCAACGTTGTGGGCGGGAGCTGAggtccgccgctgccggcgagcgGGCGGGAGGTGCGCTCTCCACTGCCATGAGCCGGTGTGAGCTGCAAGCTCCGCCGCCCTGGCCGTGCAAGCAATCACCACCCTCGGTCGTTACGAGCCGCGCGGAGCCGTTGTGACCTTGAGCGCCGGCGAATCGAGATCCCATTCGAACTAACGGGCACCCTATTCAGAGGGATTGAGGCTGGTGAATCGAGCGTGAGCGGTGAAGAACGGCAGCGGCAGCCACGGCCACCACCTGACTGCTCTGCCGGTCCGCACggggctgcgccgccggcccATCGCGGGAGTGCGCCGTCGCCCCGCCGGGGAGCGCTTGACCCTGCCATGGCTACTGATTCCACCTTGTTCTAATGGATGGGGCTGGGGTTTGGATGGCAACGAGAGGGAAGGGGCAAGATGGAAGCACGAGTTGCAGTTGACCCGCCGGCAACCGGTAGT contains:
- the LOC120708911 gene encoding KH domain-containing protein At1g09660/At1g09670-like, whose translation is MDERIPPPSPLQYSPSPVHSSPHPLNSLRYSSSERERYLAELLAERQKLAPFVQVLPFCTRLLNQEILRASTMAPNHNFVDPERIEHGSPLRLPGHPVNGQPMDLEGWSGMQTEQMGVLQASSMGWNGAPALVGTPIVKKVVRLDVPVDKYPNYNFVGRLLGPRGNSLKRVEASTQCRVYIRGCGSVKDSVKEGKLRDKPGYEHLNEPLHVLVEAEFPADIVDGRLNQAVSILEDLLKPIDESMDYYKKQQLRELAILNGTLREESPSPHLSPSVSPFNSTGMKRAKTGR